The following nucleotide sequence is from Penaeus vannamei isolate JL-2024 chromosome 10, ASM4276789v1, whole genome shotgun sequence.
atatatatatatatatatatatataatgtatatatatacgtatatatatatatatatatatatatatatatatatatatatatatatatatatatatgtatatatatatatatatatatatatatatatgtatgtatgtatatatgtatatatacatacatacgtacatacatatatatatacatatatatatatatatatatatatatatatatatatatatatatatatatatatatatatatatatatgcgtgtgtttgtgtgtgtatacatttttcctTGAATTTTGCACGATTACTATTAGCCTTCATAATTGCAGCtgaatgagattgaatatctAATCTGCAAACAAAAAAAGCTCCTGTTGTTAACCGGGTGGTAAGCACGATGATCGTTTACACGCAtgagtgtgcatgtttgtgtacagGGAGGAAGCACATTGATCAAGTTGTAAACATCATAGCGAAGACTAGATTGCGCCGAAACCTTTTTCGCTATATTGCTTCTTTAGGGACTTGTTTCACTTACAATAAATGAGCACACATGTGAAtcaatgagagaggggggagagagagagagagagagagagagagagagagagagagagagagagagagagagagagagagagagagagagagagagagagagagagagagagagagagagagagagagagagagagagacagccagccagccagacagacagaccgaaagtgACATGGAAAAAGAAACACAACACCGTCAGCCACAGACCCGGAGACGGCGGACCCCACCACCCATGGCTGCGTGCGTCTGCTTGGAGTCATTCAACTATCAGCAGCGTCTCGAGTTCCTTAAACACCAGAGCGTAAAAACCCTCAACGTGACTGCGACATTTCCACCGtgagtttctgtttgtgtttgctgCTCTGTTCTCTTTCCCGTAAGTTGTGCAGTTTGTGAAATTTGCGGTTTTCTGTGTGCATTTGAATAACGGATTAACGGGGTCATAAGGAACGAAATTGTGATATTGGGAGTGGAATTACAATGCATTTTATGGACAGGTGGTTATGAAATGGAACTGATACCCATATTAACATTGGCATTACTGTTAGTGAGAATGAAACAAACAACAATTAAAATGagaacaatgaaagtaatgaaagaATAATGGTGCAATGACTATCATttgagaaagtaatgataatggcaataataatcatcatcacaagcaatattaataacaactatGTGATTAGTATTggcagtcatgataatgataataaagctgatgatcatgataaagataaaggtaaaatTAATTATATCCAGttaaattattacaatattaacaatatatatacttagtataattaacatcataatgataacaactgccataatcatattcatatagtattagtaataacaatactgataataatctcAAAGACAATGATAGTGCCAGTGTTGATGATaccaatactttttttctttatccaccgAAAAATCTACAATAGGCTACCCTCACCACCATAAACCTCCCAAAAGTCAATTTGTTAATCCCAAACTAGTCTCATTCTAATCTAAGCTGCACCAATATTAATTTTCACAATATACCTTCTTCACTTAGAATGTACCACAAATCTAGAGATAGagggatatgtagatagataaatttattatcattattattgtagaaaaacccacaatgcacaaacaagatttattgaaataaatcttCAGTTAGAATAACCGCAaatttagagatagagagagagagatgtagatatatagattcattatcattattattgtagaaaaagcacaatgcacaaactagatttattgaaataagtaagACTCATTTtaagaaatctagtttgtgcatgtgggtttttctaccatagtacctACATggtagaatgtttttttttccattcatcattattattaacatcatcatcaagacATCGCAATTGCCAGGCTGATTATAATTGGTAAACCATCACTGGTTAGTGATGGTTTACGTGTCAGTGATAAATGACAAGTTAGTGGTGACTGACAGCATGACGATGATTAACAGGTTAGTGATGACTTACGTGTTAGTGATGACTGACAGGTTAGTGATGACTGACAGGTTAGTGATGACTGACAGGTTAGTGATGACTGACAGGTTAGTGATGACTGACAGGTTAGTGATGACTGACAGGTTAGTGATGACTGACAGGTTAGTGATGACTGACAGGTTAGTGATGACTGACAGGTTAGTGATGACTGACAGGTTAGTGATGACTGACAGGTTAGTGATGACTGACAGGTTAGTGATGACTGACAGGTTAGTGATGACTGACAGGTTAGTGATGACTGACAGGTTAGTGATGACTGACAGGTTAGTGATGACTGACAGGTAGAGGATGATTTACAGGTTAGTGATGACTGACAAGATGAAGATGACTTATAGGTTAGTAATGACAGTTTAGTTATGACTTTCAGGTTGATGATAACTTGCAGATCAGTGATGACTGAAAGTTTAGAAATGACGTACAGGTTAGTGATGACATGTGTCAGTGATAAGtgacaggtttgtgatgactGACAGGTTGATTAACAGGTTAGTCATGACTTACTTGTTAGTAATAACTGACAAATTATTGATGACTTACAGGTCAGTATTGACTGAGGTTGGTGATGAATTACAGGTCAGACTTCACTAACCTGTACGTTAGTGATTACTGACAGGTAAGTGATGACTTGCAGGGTAGTGATGACTGACAGATAATTGATGACTGACAGGTTATTGATGACCAACAGGTTAGTGATGACGCAGGTCAGTGATAACTAATAATGCTGACCAACATCGTGGTACTTATTTGACCTTTaacattttgatgataattatttgttAACTGACAGGTTGCTGATGTTGCGTTCAGCCattcattaataatattttaagcgtatatccattttcatatatctatataaataaataaatgaataaacaaatgaataaaccgTTGTCTCCAGGTCATAGGCAGCCAGACGATTAATGATCATCGGAATCAACTTTTCGCATAATCCTGGTGACCAAGctaaacaaagaaagcaaaaaaaataataacaatagatttaataataataaaaacaagaactaaATGAGgagcaataacaatatttactCCAGCAACACAAACgtacaaaaaatatgaatatcttcacagtacaagaaatgcatttaaccggtttcgaatatatcttcgccagacGTGTTTACAGtacttctgatgaagacatattcgaaaccggttaaatgcatatcttgtattgtgaagatactccttcttattcttacattttctacatttgtcacaacaAATACGGTTCAACAACgtatacaacaacaataaggaagcTGCCGCTGTATAAATGACCAGATATTACGACCAACGTCTCATAACGTACGACTGCTGTACGATAACTACCGTAATACTTATATACGCCACGACGGTTATCTCGACCTCACTTTAGCAAGCAGGGTGTGAGGGAAAGTTGTGTCGCTGCCATTTGGGTTAAAGAAAAGGTTTAATATGAGGTAAGgccttttatttttccctttctttgtctatcctttctctgcttttattcactctctctctctctctctctctctctctctctctctctctctctctctctctctctctctctctctctctctctctctctctctctctctctctctctcttaccttctgaGATGTAATCACTTGTTTCAATAAacgtatcaatctctctctctctctctctctctctctctctcttctctctctctctctctctctctctctctctctctctctctatatatatatatatatatatatatatatatatatatatatatatatatatatatttatctatcgcaCACCTACACCCATGCCCGCACagactgtctctctttccctccctctctctatctatatatctgtctatctgtctacctcgcACTTCTATACGCCCACCCGCAcagtcacactctctctctgcacacacacacacacacacatacacacacacacacacacacacacacatacacacacacacacacacacacacacactctctatctctctctctctcactctctatctctctcactcctctctatctctcactcattctctctctctctctctctctctctctctctctctctctctctctcttatatctcatATAGTAACTCTATATTCATTCTAAATGTTGGTTACTTGTATTATGAATCTATGTCATAAGATTAACGAATCGTTAAAGAAAAGTTTTACTGTGTCACTTTATCTgattcactgtcatcattattcaattgttattcattgtttttaGTATCACTATTCTTGATGATAGGGATAAGATCTGGTTGAAAATGCATTGTATCTTTCCAGAGTTACACGGCCGCACGCCGGTGTCTTGGCAGTGGTACTCATAGTTGCACTGCCCTTCGTAGGTAAGAAAACGATTATTTTTaattacttgtttatctatttcttttttttttgggggggggggtcgggtgttaaaatcaacattttttttttttttttggtgtgattAGCAGTGGTATTAGGTGTGGAAGGAAATCAAACTGACTCCTATTTGCCTTATACCGAATCGTCGCGCCTCGCCTCGCTTTGTTAGGTTAGGCTGGGCTAGGTTAGGAAGTCACCTCGAGGAGAAATGGTGTATTCATAAAAACGAGTGCAAACTTTATATTCTGATTATAGTTTGTGCGAATATCTTTCTAAAGTTTTATGTTTGTGAGTCGCATGTAGAAAGGTAATTCCTTGcatattccttctttcatctcgAGTGATTGCTCAATTTAagaatcattatatttctttatccgTATACAAGGCATTTTCAATTTGATATAGAAATTGCAGTAACTGACACTGATTTTTATACTTATATGGAGAAATTAATGAGAGGTTAAGTAAACACTTGCattgtataaaaaagaaatttaatgCAAGAGACACTGGAATCAATGCTTATTCTTGCATTAATGCTGTTGTATGAAAAGCCGTATGGATAACTACTGCTGTAATTCACACAGGATTTTTATTGCTCTTATAGCTCTTCTAcggcatttttttcctcttcgtctcttcctttaccttatttttcttcattaactACAACCATCATCGTCCTCATTCCTACATTTTGCAAGAAACTGGTTCTGAAATCAATACCAAAGCATCACTGTCGTATTTAAACCTGTGGTAACCAAATACACCCCGAAAGAGGTACTCCTCATTTACTTATCTCAACACATTTATCCAACAGCTTCCAATAACACGAACACCTCCGCAAGTGCGGGCGGAGAAGGCTCGGTGACCGTGTCAgtcaggaaagaaggggaggtcaCGGGCCTTCTGCTCTTCTTTGGGGAAGGTCAAGAGGTCACGATCAACGGAGAACAACCTGAGACAAAATGCATCAGGATTAGTAACCAGAGGGAGATCGAGGTCCGCGTCATACAGGACGGGGTTCCTCAAGGGGAGAGCAAGAGCCCCCAAGGTCGACGAGGCGCGGCCGGGGGGAAGCGAGAGGTCATCGCGCAGATGGAGCTCAAGTAAGTAGGAAATGCAGCGAAACCGAAGAAAATGTTATTTGAGTAGTTTTACATacaactaatattaataataacccaCAAAAGTTGCGAAAAAATACAGCAAATAAAAGAATGCTGATATATCTTAAGGTTATATAAGGTTATATGAAGTACTGgttttaaataaaaaagataatgctaTAGTTGTACACAAAAGGATCGTTATGCGGAGTTAGCGTATGAGATTTAATTTGTGGATGTTCTTTGGAACACGTTATGCGAACATATTCAGGAATTAAGCACTGTTCATTACAACAAGCGGAGGGAGGTCTCAAAATAATGTGTCTCTGTTCAAAAAGGGTAAATACTCTAGGATTGTGCAGGCGAGATAGTGAgagtgcatattcatacatacatacgtacatatatatatatatatatatatatatatatatatatatatatatatatatatatatatatatatatatacacacacacacacagacacatatgtgtgtctatgtatgcggtCACATATGCAAGAGGGTAGGGCAGATCTTGGTATATTCCTGGTTCCCTTTACTTCAGGAACTGCCTGGAGGTGCAGAATCTGGGCCACAACAAAAGCGGCGTGTACACCATCTCGCCGTACGAGCTGTGTCCCGAGCACCAGGTGGACGTCTTCTGCGACATGGACACCGACGGCGGGGGCTGGACCGTCATCCAGAACCGAGACCTGTCGCAGGGGGACTTCTTCCGTCCGTGGGTGGACTACGTCAACGGCTTCGGAGACCTGTCGCACGACTTCTGGCTCGGGATCAAGCACATCCACGCCCTCACGAGCCAGTCCCCCTACGAGGTGCGCTTGGACATGACCGACTTCGACAACATCTCCCGGTTCGCGACCTACGACGGCTTCTCCCTCAGCGACGAGGCTCACCGCTACGAGATCAGCTTCGGCGAGTACTCGGGGGGCACCGACCCCGCGCCGGACGTCGAAAACTGCGCGATTTTGTAAGCTCGTCTTTACGTGGTTGAATATTcttgaatatataattaatattttaatttaagcataatatatgtatctatctatctatatatatatatatatatatacatatatatatatatatacatatatatatatatgtatgtatgtatatatatatatatatatatatatatatatatatagagagagagagagagagagagagagagagagagagagagaatataaatatgaatataggtagatacatgttatactttatatatatatatatatatatatatatatatatatatatatatatatatatatacaaatgcatatatatatatatatatatatatatatatatatatatatatatatatatatatatgtaaatatacatttaaatgtatatgtatgtatttatatgtatatatatatatatatatatatatatatatatatatatatatacacatacatatacacacacaactatatagatacacacacacacgtacacatatacaggcacacacacatgtaaacatatatacatatatatctatgtatgtatatatatgtgtatatgtgtgtacatgcatacatatatataaacacacacacacacacacacacacacacacatatatatatatatatatatatatatatatatatatatatatatatatatatatatatatatatatatatatatgatgtatatgtatgtatatatacagggccGCCGTCAGGCGGCCAGGGCTCAGGGGCAAAGATacagggccgggccctcagggccacTTCCTTTTTAGTTGGGAAACGCctttttttcaaataggaaaggCCCATTTTTCCCTTATATTAATATAAACTGTGTTACTCGAACGTACAATAAATTTACAATCAATTCGCAAttaagaatatgttactaatatcacataacttcaaaaatatcACGTTTGGCAGATGATTaaggacattttttgaaccacttccagtttttaattttgttaacgttaactgctgtaacgttGTATTAGTATAAATGCACCCTATGAATTTGCTAAGCGAGTTgctcttgggctcaaataagcgactactgtaaattgGGGTAGCCGGGGCAACGACCCTGGGGCCCTTTTCGGGGCCCGGGCCCTAGGGTCGTTGCCCCGGCTacccccatatacatatatatgtttgtatatgtatttacatatatatgaaaaatgtatctgtatatatatacacatagatacatacacagagacagagatatagagatgcagaaatagatagatatgtgtgtatgatatattgtatacatatatatgtgtgtgaatacacacacaaacacacacacacacattatatatatatatatatatatatatatatatatatatatatatatatatatatatatgtgtgtgtgtgtgtgtgtgtgtgtgtgtgtgtgtgtgtgtgtgtgtgtgtgtataaagtatatatatatatatatatatatatatatatatatatatatatatatgtgtgtgtctgtgtgtgtgtatatatatatatatatatatatttatttatttatatttatttatatatatatatatatatatatgtatgtatgtatatgtatatatataaagttacttACACGAGTTATCTTGATATTGGGTCCACAGGTGGGAGAGCGTGTGGTGGTTCAAGAGCTGCTACACGGCGCACATAGAGGACGAAGAGCAGGAGGGACCCAACAGCAAGTGGCTGGAGGTCATGTGGGGCTACTGGCGAGGCTACAACTACCCCCCGAAAAAGAGCGAGATAAAGATCAGGCCCAAAGCATAGACATCGGTTGGGAATACAGCGCTGAGCAGTAGGCGTACCTGAGTGAGAGGATGCGATAAGTGTTGTCAAAGAAAGAAGGTTATGGGGctaaggtgatatatatatatatatatatatatatatatatatatatatatatatatatacacatatgtatgtatgtgtgtatgtatatttgtgtgtatatatattagtatatatgtggatatatacatatatgtatatatacattacatgggcacacacacacacacacacacacacacacacacacacacacacacacacacacacacacacacacatatatatatatatatatatatatatatatatatatatatatatatatattatacatatatatatatatatatatatatatatatatatatatatatagttatatagttatatagttatatacatttgtacatatataattatatacatataaacttacacacacatacacatatatgtctatgcaatatatgtacatatatatatatatatatatatatatatatatatatatatatatatatatatatatatatatgtatatatatatatacatatatatatatatatatatatatataatatatatatatgactaggtatatgtgtgtgtgtgtgtgcatttacatattcatatatatatatatatatatatatatatatatatatatatatatatatatatatatatatatatatatatatatatatatatatatatatatatatatatatatatatatatatacacacacacacacacacacacacacatatatatatatatatatatatatatatatatatatatatatatatatatatattatatatatatatatacatatatatatatatagttatatagttatatagttatatagttatatacatttgtacatatataattatatacatataaacttacacacacatacacatatatgtctatgcaatatatgtacatatatatatatatatatatatatatatatatatatatatatacatatatgtatatatatatatacatatatatatatatatatattatatatatatataatatatatatgactaggtatatgtgtgtgtgtgtgcacttacatattcatatacatatatatatatatatatatatatatatatatatatatatatatatatatatatatatgtatgtatatgtatatatatacatatatatatatatatatatataatatatatatatgactaggtatatgtgtgtgtgtgtgcatttatatatatatatatatatatatatatatatatatatatatatatatacatatatatatatatgtatatatatacatatatatatatataatatatatatatgactaggtatatgtgtgtctgtgtgcatttacatatatatatatatatatatatatatatatatatatatatatatgtatatatatacatatatatatatgtgtatatatatatatatatatatatatatatatatatatatatatatatatatatatatatatatgactaggtatatgtgtgtgtgtgtgcatttacata
It contains:
- the LOC113812873 gene encoding ficolin-2, translated to MRVTRPHAGVLAVVLIVALPFVASNNTNTSASAGGEGSVTVSVRKEGEVTGLLLFFGEGQEVTINGEQPETKCIRISNQREIEVRVIQDGVPQGESKSPQGRRGAAGGKREVIAQMELKNCLEVQNLGHNKSGVYTISPYELCPEHQVDVFCDMDTDGGGWTVIQNRDLSQGDFFRPWVDYVNGFGDLSHDFWLGIKHIHALTSQSPYEVRLDMTDFDNISRFATYDGFSLSDEAHRYEISFGEYSGGTDPAPDVENCAILWESVWWFKSCYTAHIEDEEQEGPNSKWLEVMWGYWRGYNYPPKKSEIKIRPKA